Within the Deltaproteobacteria bacterium HGW-Deltaproteobacteria-18 genome, the region AGATTGAACGGCGCAACATCTCGGCCATCACCATTCGTTCCGCGCTGACCTGCAAGGCCAGGCACGGAGTGTGCGCCCTGTGCTATGGCCGGGACCTGGCGCGAGGCCATCTGGTCAACGTCGGCGAGGCTGTAGGCATCATCGCCGCCCAGTCCATCGGCGAGCCCGGCACACAGCTGACCATGAGAACATTCCACATCGGTGGTACCGCCTCCAAGGAAATCGAGCAAAGCAGATACGAGGCTCTGAACAAGGGGCGGATCGTGCTTTCCCGTGTGCGGACGGTTACCAATAACCGCGGAGAGCGCATGGTTCTGGGCAAGAGCGGCCAACTGCGCATTGTCGATGACCAGGGTGTCGAGCGTGAAAAATACGCATTGCCTTCTGGTGCGAAGTTGTATTTCGAGAATGGCGCCGAGGTCAAAAAGGGCGAACGTCTCGCGGAATGGGATCCCTTCAACGAACCCTTCGTCACAGATGTCGAGGGTGTGGTCCACTTCACGGACATCATTGAAGGCCGCACCGCTCAGGAACGCATTGACGAGGCCACGGGCAAGTCGACTCTGACCGTTATCGAGTTCAGGTCTTCAAGCTTTCGCCCAGGTATCTCCATTTGCGACGAGAATGGCGTCTGCAAGACCAAGCCGGACACGGGAACCCAGACTTCCTACGCCCTGCCCGTCGGCGCCATCGTCATGGTCAACGACGGTGACGTGGTCCAGCCGGGCGACATCATCGCGCGTAAGCCACGTGAAACCATGAAGACCAAGGACATCGTCGGCGGTTTGCCGCGCGTTGCCGAACTCTTCGAGGTGCGCAAGCCCAAAGATCAGGCGATCCTGTCCGAAATCGACGGAATCGTGAGTTTCGGCCCTGACTCCAAGGGCAAGCGCAAGCTGATCGTAGAGCCCGAAGTGGGAGACGCACGCGTCTACCTCATTCCCAAAGGCAAGCATATCAGCGTTGGCGAAGGCGACTTTGTGGAAAGCGGAGAACTGCTGACCGAGGGAACACCGGACCTCCATGACCTGCTCAAGGTCAAGGGTGAAAAATACCTGGCCTTTTACCTGGTCGAAGGCGTGCAGGACGTGTACAGATTCCAGGGTGTTTACATCAACGACAAGCACATCGAGATCATCGTCCGCCAGATGCTCAAGAAATTGCTCGTCATTGATCCAGGCGAGACCGGGCTGCTCATGGGCGAACAGGTCGACAAGGCCAAGTTTGCAGGTATCAATGCCAAGTGCGTAGGTACCGGCATGCAGCCTGCGACTGCCGAACCGCTGGTACTCGGAATCACGCAGGCGTCCTTGTCCACGGAATCGTTCATATCAGCAGCGTCATTCCAGGAGACGACCAAGGTGCTGACCGAAGCCGCGCTTATCGGTAAAAAGGACTACCTCTACGGTCTCAAGGAAAATGTTATTGTCGGCAGATTGGTCAACGCCGGAACGGGGTTCAGATCTTACATTGAAAATGGAATTGTGGTTCCGGATCAGCCGGAAAGCCCGGACAAGTTCTTGGAAGATCTGGAGAAAGATCCGTTTTTCATGGGACAATAAATTTTTATTGTCTCGGTAGTTGAGTTGACAGGGGGAGGGAGTTCAATTATGAACCCCCTTCTCAAAATGTTTATTAATGGAGTTTGAAATGCCCACTATTAATCAGTTGGTCCGTAAAGCACGGGTCCTCCAGGTGAAAGGCAAAAAAAGAGCCGCGCTGCAGGAATGCCCGCAGCGTCGGGGAGTTTGCGTGCGCGTCTACACTACGACGCCCAAGAAGCCGAACTCCGCTCTTCGGAAAGTGGCCAGAGTGCGTCTGACCAACGGAATTGAAGTTACATCCTACATCCCGGGTGAAGGGCACAATCTGCAGGAGCACTCCGTGGTCATGATCCGCGGCGGCCGCGTAAAGGATCTGCCCGGTGTCCGCTATACGATTATCAGAGGTACGTTGGATGCGGCCGGTGTTCAGGATCGCCGGAAGAGCCGCTCCAAGTACGGTGCCAAACGTCCTAAATAGGAACAAGGAGATTGACGTATGCCTCGCAAGGGACCCACGCCAAAGCGTGAAGTGCTGCCAGATCCGAAATACGGAAGCAGGGTAGTTGCAAAGTTTGTCAACCAGATGATGTTTGACGGCAAGAAAAGTGTTGCCGAAAAGATATTCTATGACGCCATTGAAGAACTTGGAAAACGCACGGACAGCGAGCCGCTGAGAGCTTTCGAGCAGCTCATTGAAAAGGTGAAGCCGCAGATGGAAGTCAAATCCCGTCGAGTCGGTGGTGCCACCTACCAGGTTCCCATGGAAGTCCGCCCGGCACGGCAGGAAGCATTGGCTATCCGTTGGCTGGTCAACTATGCCCGCTCTCGCGGTGAGAAAGGCATGGTTCTGCGTTTGGCGGCTGAATTTCTGGATGCTTATAACGATCGCGGTGGTGCCATCAAGAAGCGTGAAGACACCCATCGAATGGCAGAAGCCAATAAAGCTTTTGCTCATTACCGCTGGTAAAAGAGGTTCTTTCCGTGTCTAAACGTGTTCCCATAAAAGATCAGCGCAATATCGGTATCATGGCCCACATCGATGCGGGCAAGACCACGACTACCGAACGCATTTTATATTATACGGGTGTTTCTCACAAGATTGGAGAAGTTCATGATGGTCAGGCGACCATGGACTGGATGGAGCAGGAGCAGGAGCGTGGCATCACGATCACCTCTGCTGCGACAACCTGTCACTGGCGCAACTGTCGCATCAACATCATTGATACTCCTGGTCACGTTGATTTCACCGTTGAAGTAGAGCGTTCGCTGCGCGTGCTTGATGGCGCTGTTGCTGTTTTTTGCGCTGTTGGTGGAGTCGAGCCGCAGTCCGAGACTGTATGGCGGCAGGCGGACAGATACCGGGTTCCCCGGATCGCCTTTGTTAACAAGATGGACCGCTCGGGAGCAGATTTTTACCGGGTCGTCGACATGATCAAGGATCGTCTCAAGGCGAAGCCTGTTCCGCTGCACCTGCCCATCGGCGCAGAGGAGAACTTTTTGGGGCAGATCGACCTCGTACGCAAGGTCGCTCTCTATTACGACGCAGATTCCAAAGGCGAAACGATCACCGAGCGCGAGATCCCCGCTGATATGCTGGATCAGGCCGATGAATGGCGCATGAATCTCGTGGAAGCCATCGCTGAGGAAGATGAGACGCTGCTTGAAAAGTATTTGGGCGGGGAAGAACTCCTGCCTGAAGAAATCATGGCTGGAATTCGTTCCGCCACCATCGGTATGAAAATTTGCCCGGTGATTTGCGGATCTGCGTTCAAGAACAAGGGAGTGCAGGCTCTGCTGGATTGCGTTGTGGATTATCTGCCTTCACCGGTAGAGGTCCCTGCAATGGTGGGAATCGATCCGGATACCAAGGAAGAGATTCTTTGTGAGTGTTCTGATGACCTGCCGCTTAGCGCCTTGGCGTTCAAGCTCATGGCGGACCCGTTTTTCGGGCATCTGACCTTCCTGAGAGTATATTCCGGCGTGCTTGTTACCGGTTCTACGGT harbors:
- a CDS encoding 30S ribosomal protein S12, with the translated sequence MPTINQLVRKARVLQVKGKKRAALQECPQRRGVCVRVYTTTPKKPNSALRKVARVRLTNGIEVTSYIPGEGHNLQEHSVVMIRGGRVKDLPGVRYTIIRGTLDAAGVQDRRKSRSKYGAKRPK
- a CDS encoding 30S ribosomal protein S7 — encoded protein: MPRKGPTPKREVLPDPKYGSRVVAKFVNQMMFDGKKSVAEKIFYDAIEELGKRTDSEPLRAFEQLIEKVKPQMEVKSRRVGGATYQVPMEVRPARQEALAIRWLVNYARSRGEKGMVLRLAAEFLDAYNDRGGAIKKREDTHRMAEANKAFAHYRW